One window of the Cataglyphis hispanica isolate Lineage 1 chromosome 13, ULB_Chis1_1.0, whole genome shotgun sequence genome contains the following:
- the LOC126853963 gene encoding methylthioribose-1-phosphate isomerase isoform X2: MLLEAIKYDKEERKLEILDQTQLPWATHYIEVKNVEDGWNVIKKMQVRGAPAIAIVGCLSLVVEIVHHWGGYKEKETFFQYIEIKLYYLVTARPTAVNMQIAAEKLTKLAKHMCDNETYDLLYMKCRMIHEIEEMLNNDVEANKTIGAFGATEIKRFTGVSKKGTIRILTHCNTGCLATAGYGTALGVIRSLHVSRELEHVYCTETRPYNQGARLTAYELVHDKIPATLICDDMVAAVLKTKKITAVVVGADRITANGDTGNKIGTYQIAILAKYHNVPFYVAAPTTSIDMDIPNGHDIIIEERPEKEITHMNEERIAAEGIKCWNPAFDVTPASLITAIITEKIYAFTNAFMRICQS, encoded by the exons ATGTTACTGGAggcaataaaatatgacaagGAGGAGCGCAAGTTGGAAATTTTGGATCAAACGCAATTGCCATGGGCCACTCATTATATTGAGGTCAAAAATGTCGAGGATGGTTGGAATGTTATCAAGAAGATGCAG GTACGAGGTGCACCAGCCATAGCTATTGTAGGTTGTCTCAGTTTGGTAGTGGAGATTGTTCACCATTGGGGGGGATACAAAGAAAaggaaactttttttcaatatatcgaaattaaattgtattatcttgTAACAGCGCGTCCCACTGctgtaaatatgcaaatagcAGCTGAAAAGTTGACAAAGTTAGCAAAACACATGTGCGATAACGAAACATACGATCTACTTTACATGAAATGCAG AATGATACACGAAATAGAGGAGATGTTGAACAATGATGTGGAAGCCAACAAAACAATTGGAGCTTTTGGTGCGACGGAGATTAAACGTTTCACTGGCGTATCTAAAAAAGGTACTATCAGGATTCTCACACACTGTAATACCGGATGTCTTGCTACCGCAGGATACGGCACGGCTTTAGGCGTTATCAGATCTCTTCACGTATCGCGAGAACTCG aGCACGTTTATTGCACTGAGACTAGGCCATACAACCAAGGTGCTCGTCTAACAGCTTACGAATTGGTGCATGACAAGATACCGGCAACTTTGATTTGCGACGACATGGTCGCCGCGGTATTGAAAACGAAAAAGATCACAGCGGTTGTTGTGGGTGCGGATAGGATCACCGCCAATGGCGACACTGGCAACAAAATTGGGACTTATCAG ATTGCGATACTTGCCAAATATCACAATGTTCCTTTCTACGTGGCTGCACCAACAACATCCATAGATATGGATATTCCTAATGGTCATGATATAATCATTGAGGAGCGAcccgaaaaagaaataactcATATGAATGAGGAGAGAATCGCAGCAGAAGGAATAAAATGTTGGAATCCAGCATTTGATGTGACACCAGCGAGTTTAATTACCGCAATAATTACGGAA aaaatatatgcatttacaaATGCATTTATGCGTATATGCCAATCATAA
- the LOC126853963 gene encoding methylthioribose-1-phosphate isomerase isoform X1, producing the protein MLLEAIKYDKEERKLEILDQTQLPWATHYIEVKNVEDGWNVIKKMQVRGAPAIAIVGCLSLVVEIVHHWGGYKEKETFFQYIEIKLYYLVTARPTAVNMQIAAEKLTKLAKHMCDNETYDLLYMKCRMIHEIEEMLNNDVEANKTIGAFGATEIKRFTGVSKKGTIRILTHCNTGCLATAGYGTALGVIRSLHVSRELEHVYCTETRPYNQGARLTAYELVHDKIPATLICDDMVAAVLKTKKITAVVVGADRITANGDTGNKIGTYQIAILAKYHNVPFYVAAPTTSIDMDIPNGHDIIIEERPEKEITHMNEERIAAEGIKCWNPAFDVTPASLITAIITEVGIFKPHELEVVKKIRADAQVE; encoded by the exons ATGTTACTGGAggcaataaaatatgacaagGAGGAGCGCAAGTTGGAAATTTTGGATCAAACGCAATTGCCATGGGCCACTCATTATATTGAGGTCAAAAATGTCGAGGATGGTTGGAATGTTATCAAGAAGATGCAG GTACGAGGTGCACCAGCCATAGCTATTGTAGGTTGTCTCAGTTTGGTAGTGGAGATTGTTCACCATTGGGGGGGATACAAAGAAAaggaaactttttttcaatatatcgaaattaaattgtattatcttgTAACAGCGCGTCCCACTGctgtaaatatgcaaatagcAGCTGAAAAGTTGACAAAGTTAGCAAAACACATGTGCGATAACGAAACATACGATCTACTTTACATGAAATGCAG AATGATACACGAAATAGAGGAGATGTTGAACAATGATGTGGAAGCCAACAAAACAATTGGAGCTTTTGGTGCGACGGAGATTAAACGTTTCACTGGCGTATCTAAAAAAGGTACTATCAGGATTCTCACACACTGTAATACCGGATGTCTTGCTACCGCAGGATACGGCACGGCTTTAGGCGTTATCAGATCTCTTCACGTATCGCGAGAACTCG aGCACGTTTATTGCACTGAGACTAGGCCATACAACCAAGGTGCTCGTCTAACAGCTTACGAATTGGTGCATGACAAGATACCGGCAACTTTGATTTGCGACGACATGGTCGCCGCGGTATTGAAAACGAAAAAGATCACAGCGGTTGTTGTGGGTGCGGATAGGATCACCGCCAATGGCGACACTGGCAACAAAATTGGGACTTATCAG ATTGCGATACTTGCCAAATATCACAATGTTCCTTTCTACGTGGCTGCACCAACAACATCCATAGATATGGATATTCCTAATGGTCATGATATAATCATTGAGGAGCGAcccgaaaaagaaataactcATATGAATGAGGAGAGAATCGCAGCAGAAGGAATAAAATGTTGGAATCCAGCATTTGATGTGACACCAGCGAGTTTAATTACCGCAATAATTACGGAAGTTGGTATTTTTAAACCGCATGAACTAGAAGTAGTGAAAAAGATACGAGCGGATGCAcaagtagaataa